The Motacilla alba alba isolate MOTALB_02 chromosome 14, Motacilla_alba_V1.0_pri, whole genome shotgun sequence genome includes a region encoding these proteins:
- the GNA12 gene encoding guanine nucleotide-binding protein subunit alpha-12 — protein MSGVVRTLSRCLLPAEAAGRAGEQPRRDGKERSRDAEREARRRSREIDAMLARERRAVRRLVKILLLGAGESGKSTFLKQMRIIHGREFDQKALLEFRATIYENILKGCRVLVDARDKLGIPWQYTENEKHGMFLMAFENKAGMPIEPATFQLYVPALGALWRDSGIKEAFSRRSEYQLGESVKYFLDNLDRIGQLNYFPSKQDILLARKATKGIVEHDFIIKKIPFKMVDVGGQRSQRQKWFQCFDGITSILFMVSSSEYDQVLMEDRRTNRLVESMNIFETIVNNKLFFNVSIILFLNKMDLLVEKVKTVSIKKYFSDFKGDPHRLEDVQRYLVQCFDRKRRNRSKPLFHHFTTAIDTENIRFVFHAVKDTILQENLKDIMLQ, from the exons atgtCCGGCGTGGTGCGCACCCTGAGCCGCTGCCTGCTGCCGGCCGAGGCCGCGGGCCGCGCCGGGGAGCAGCCGCGCAGGGACGGCAAGGAGCGGAGCCGCGATGCCGAGCGGGAGGCGCGGCGGCGCAGCCGGGAGATCGACGCGATGCTGGCCCGGGAGCGGCGCGCCGTGCGCCGCCTCGTCAAGATCCTGCTGCTGGGCGCCGGCGAGAGCGGCAAGTCCACCTTCCTCAAGCAGATGCGGATCATCCACGGCCGCGAGTTCGACCAGAAGGCGCTGCTGGAGTTCCGGGCCACCATCTACGAGAACATCCTCAAG GGCTGCAGGGTTCTGGTTGACGCACGGGACAAGCTGGGGATCCCTTGGCAGTACACAGAGAATGAGAAGCATGGAATGTTCCTGATGGCCTTTGAGAACAAAGCTGGGATGCCCATCGAGCCTGCCACCTTCCAGCTCTACGTCCCCGCGCTGGGCGCGCTCTGGAGGGATTCGGGGATCAAGGAAGCCTTCAGCCGCCGCAGCGAGTACCAGCTG gGTGAATCAGTGAAATACTTCCTGGATAACCTGGATCGGATCGGGCAGCTG AACTATTTCCCCAGCAAACAAGATATTTTGCTGGCCAGAAAAGCCACGAAGGGGATAGTAGAGCATGatttcatcattaaaaaaattcctttcaagaTGGTGGATGTAGGGGGACAGAGATCTCAGCGTCAAAAATGGTTCCAGTGCTTTGATGGAATAACTTCAATTTTGTTCATGGTCTCCTCCAGTGAATACGACCAGGTCCTCATGGAAGACAGGCGCACAAACAGACTCGTGGAGTCCATGAATATCTTTGAGACAATAGTCAATAACAAGCTTTTCTTTAACGTTTCCATTATCCTATTCCTCAACAAGATGGACCTTCTCGTGGAGAAGGTAAAGACTGTCAgcattaagaaatatttctcgGACTTCAAGGGCGACCCTCACCGCCTGGAGGACGTGCAGCGTTACCTGGTGCAGTGCTTCGACAGGAAGAGGCGGAACCGCAGCAAGCCCCTCTTCCACCACTTCACCACGGCCATCGACACGGAGAACATCCGCTTCGTGTTCCACGCCGTCAAGGACACCATCCTGCAGGAGAACCTCAAGGACATCATGCTGCAGTGA